A window of Plodia interpunctella isolate USDA-ARS_2022_Savannah chromosome 3, ilPloInte3.2, whole genome shotgun sequence genomic DNA:
CGTTTTTTactttcaataatatatatacttccaGGACCCCAGACAGAAAGACACCGTGCTGGGAAAGCAGTACGGACATCTACCCGAGACCGTGCGGGAACTTGACAGACACAGAGAAGGAGCAACTCAAAGGTCGCACCAGGTCCGAATGCCGGTACAAGCCGCGCGAGAAACGACGACCCAAAACCTCCTGCGCGGAAAAGGACTTTGACACCTTGTATTTAAAGACTAAATCCGCATCCAACATCGACAGAGTTcacgaaaaagaaaacataaacttaaaaacgaAAAGACAAACGCTTTTAGTCGTAATTAGTGATTATAAAGGTGTAAATAACAGTTTCTGTGTAGTGAAAGGTGAAGTGGTGACGATGATTCAGAAGTTTGTGGGTGTTAAGGAAGATTGGTTTTATGTCAGAAAGAAGGATGGCAGTCAGGGGTACATCCCCGCGGCGGCAGCCGGTCATGgctatatttgaaattttattattaagcaaGCTGATACCTACAACCTCTTATGAAGTATTATTGAATTGGATTGTtagagataaattattttcattaataaaaattttgcaataaTGGTTCCTAATAGATTTTACATTACACATTATTCACTTTACTATAGTACAATTGGCaaggataaattattttgtaatttggaATTAATACACGTTATACGATTGttgcacaaaattaaatatttttatgtttgttcaatcattttatttcaaaaacttatCATTACCCTAAGAATATGTTCTGAAAGCTTACCGAAAATGTAACACTAGGTCTCTGTAATTGAATGTAGTACACAGGTCAATTTCTGGACTGGATCCAGCAATAGCCAATATTTTGTTCGGGTTTGTACGTAATGCTACAGAGTATACTGTTGTGGCCGAGACTGGTAGTTCCACCTTCACTTCTCCAGAGTAACTGAGTTGGTATACATGTTTTGCTGCTCCTCCTGCAATAATGCAGTCGTTGTGGAAGTAAGAAACATGGATGCCATGGTCGGGAATGTCGAATACTGACACAGCATCCAGGGATCTGACGTGCCATAGAGCAAGTCTTGGGCCACCTCCACACACCTGTTGAAAAAtgtggttaaaaaaaaagaaatttttttttgctctgtttaaaataaactttggtTCTTGTTAAGTGTCATGCgaaaaagaaagtaaatagTTTATTCTGAATTGCTGTAGCACATctcaatactttttaaatttgtttgtttgtaataactttattatataaagttcAAATTAAAGTTACCACAAGATACATGTAAGAAGCAAAAGCTTCTTAGTATGATTTGTGATAAGGATTGCAAAACAGTATTTTACAATATGGACAGATACACTCACAATCCAGTCATCACCAAGTGCAACAGATCCTATCCATTTGCCAACGTCTGGTCGACTGACTTTGTTATTGCTGTGGGGCTCCAACTTGTTGTGACTCCGGCGGGTCCTCGGGTCCCAAAGCAATACGCAGCCGTCTTCACCCGCTGTTACTATTTGATCATTGCTggaaattttcataaattgtatCATGGCAGAAAAATTATCCCACAAAAGAACTCAAAAACAACAAGTAGTAGAACTATAGACAGACATCAATGAAGTGACTACGAAATGAATCATCAGATGCAAAAGATgcctgttttatttaaaacaggCATCTTTTGCATCTGTTTTGTTTTGCAtcaatataatacctatataggtattatataggaaataaatattacattaaaatgttttcatattaacatcaattttaatgttgttgTTTAGTGCCCCAGGCACTTGCATTATGGATGTAAAGGAAGAAATGAATTCATCTACATTTCAGACTtcttatgtaggtattttggTTAACAAATGCAGTTGTAGcagtaaatatgtaatatttaatacttacttTCCGTGGACTGAATGTATGTAGTCAGTGTGTCCTTCCAAAGTAGACACTAGTTTACCATCTtccaagttaaaaatatataagttattgTCACCACAGCCAGCATATAGCTTGCTCTCATCTTCAGGAAGCCATAGACTATTCAcatcatttttttctaaacgaGAATTTGATGGTGTCTTCATAACCCATGAAGGTTTGCTCAATTTCGCACTTAATACTCCTTTCCAATCCCATCCAGAGATTTCGTTAACAGTGCCAACAATCAGAAACTTTTCAGTACTAGCTAAACTGCAAACCTGATCTTTACTACCTAAGGAATGAATATACTTTGCTTTATTGTAGTCTGATGTGAGCAATTCAACGACTGGATTCAATATACGATCGagactgaaaaaaaaagaacatttctcaataacaaatatatacaacacATCAAGGACATGTAAATACTTCTACTTACTCAAATATTGCCATTTGTCCATAAATATTACCGGCTACCAAATATTTTCCACAAGGGGAGAACGTCTGACACAGAActgtattgtataatattttatccagCATGTTTAGCTAGCTTTTTTGAacacttgtaaaataataacactctgcaattaaagaagaaaaataattgttattcaaCATACAAAGTAACAAACGAATAAACATGAACATGAGAAGAGAAACAAACATGCACTAAAGCAAAGCAAACTCTGACACTCTGATTTAATTATCAatcaaatttgacattaacAAATCAAATCTTCATTCGTAGGCTTCGTAGTGcggccctttctaaatctatgcttCGTAGTGTAGAGATAGATCATAGTTAGATCATTGTTCTGAGACCAATCTAGATTTTCTGAGTACATGTTACCACGTAAGATATAAAACatcagatataaaaacatataaaaacattttttatatctgtgtattAACATTTGTCAAGAGCAGAATCGATTGATTATGAAATGTCATTCTCTTTGGTCTCCGACGTAGGGCAACACTACGAACAACCcacacaaatgaaaaaaaaaacaaatcagtCAAAAATCTAACCAAGATGGACGTA
This region includes:
- the thoc6 gene encoding THO complex subunit 6; this translates as MLDKILYNTVLCQTFSPCGKYLVAGNIYGQMAIFDLDRILNPVVELLTSDYNKAKYIHSLGSKDQVCSLASTEKFLIVGTVNEISGWDWKGVLSAKLSKPSWVMKTPSNSRLEKNDVNSLWLPEDESKLYAGCGDNNLYIFNLEDGKLVSTLEGHTDYIHSVHGNNDQIVTAGEDGCVLLWDPRTRRSHNKLEPHSNNKVSRPDVGKWIGSVALGDDWIVCGGGPRLALWHVRSLDAVSVFDIPDHGIHVSYFHNDCIIAGGAAKHVYQLSYSGEVKVELPVSATTVYSVALRTNPNKILAIAGSSPEIDLCTTFNYRDLVLHFR